The Lentimicrobium sp. L6 genomic interval AAAGGTATTCCGATAAATTATGCTTTATATTCATTAAACGAGGCTTATAACTCCAATGAATTAGATAAATTACCTTCTGATGAGTAAACTGGAGGAGCCTAGTTTTTTTGATAAGGTCTATCAAGTGGCACGCTTGATTCCCTATGGTCGGGTGACTAGCTATGGAGCAATTGCAAAGTATTTGGGTGCTGCGAGAAGTGCGAGAATGGTGGGTTGGGCCATGAATGGAAGCCATCAACAGGATGTGCCAGCTCATCGAGTTGTGAATAGAGCAGGGGTTTTGTCAGGTAAGCACCATTTTGGTCAAGAAAATTTAATGAAGGATTTGCTGGAGAGTGAAGGGGTGAAAGTGGATGGCGATCAAATTATAAACTTAAAAGAGGTGTTTTGGGATCCTAGTGAACATCTGCTTTAAACTGAAAATGGGCTTATTGTCATTTTTAAATGTCTATTCCTTATTCAGGGCAAATGCATTTGAATGTTTAAATTTAAACCTGCTTAGATTTCAGGAATATCAAAATGGGATATCCCCAGCAAAAGATAGATTCTCTTCTTTGTCAACCTTTGAGTTTCTTTTGTGAAACTTTGTGCAATAGCTTTATCACAAAGGAAGAGAGGATTTTACCAAGTGCCAAAAAGAAATAGGGTATGTTTGCTCAATTCCATTTTGTCTCATAAAAATCTTTAGTAACTTTATTGTCACTAATTCGTCTTAGAAGAAATCAAATCAACAAAATTAATATTATGAGAAAATTATTATTCACTCTATTGATAGGATTAATGGCCCATGGCTTATTTGCGCAGAAGTTTTATACTACCTCTGGCGGGGAGCTCATTTTATCCCTCGCCGAAATTAATTCTGGGGACGCGCCTACTCCACAAAATATAGTTCGTTTTTCACCATGGTTTAATGTTCAGAGCCTCGGAAATGTAGATTTTGGTGACCATGCCGGAATGTTTTTCGGATTGAATGTTAGAAATGTTGGTTTTATTGCCAAAGATAATTCCACACAAGTGAAAAAGAAATATCGTGTATACGATTTAGGTATTCCTGTTGGATTTAAGTTAGGAAATATGGATTCGTTCTTTGTTTATGGAGGATATGAATTCGAATTGCCATTTAACTATAAAGAGAAGACTTTCGAAAATGAAGT includes:
- a CDS encoding MGMT family protein codes for the protein MSKLEEPSFFDKVYQVARLIPYGRVTSYGAIAKYLGAARSARMVGWAMNGSHQQDVPAHRVVNRAGVLSGKHHFGQENLMKDLLESEGVKVDGDQIINLKEVFWDPSEHLL